A portion of the Daphnia magna isolate NIES linkage group LG4, ASM2063170v1.1, whole genome shotgun sequence genome contains these proteins:
- the LOC116921749 gene encoding protein tyrosine phosphatase domain-containing protein 1 isoform X3 has product MAGRSHMSLLFRQKSKVVSSSVEKNENGVPAASSPAKVLQPLSKTPENSEISAAVAHPSYTKLSEGLRKKTPAGVICRAFCGGRKCRYDTYDRWSAEDMAVDGIFSHWVTDNILAMARPNSNLIEKKDIVGQFIRLGIKTIINLQTAGEHAHCGPPLTSSGFSYLPEIFMDKDIYYYNFGWKDYDHGSLEGLLDVVKVLSFAVNQGKAAVHCHAGLGRTGVLLCCYLIYSLRWRSVEAMRHVRQKRPNAVQTSSQMMMIQGFEQFLINCSSVFSLSKAEAKTTSAKPPFTLLQHLDDQKEVLHGYEARALRYIPKIIYVICERLLFLCRADPFPTLNYWLDESRPPFTRSFFCFVDNPKQLTYQASGHELLGKLKGWATMENLRLAEEPNGSDSLVSAGQGNFGSVFNCDNTQVIFEEVINSLLANPPADLLAHPTVREYCLTLDGRQSGWKSLSSEKEPKVLARLLWHWLLHLKQPIFTNEELSNIVVYADKPAICLSRFHLATRYIVEYLLRFAQRLCPTSTNARLDLTRRLASVLTQQAVEIRGIYFPNDGRKRLGQGTLAQLLHFLTSAMDLFSEPATITDDSASAVQE; this is encoded by the exons ATGGCCGGACGAAGCCATATGTCACTGCTGTTTCGGCAAAAATCCAAAGTGGTATCCTCAAGTGTCGAAAAAAACGAGAACGGTGTTCCGGCTGCATCGTCTCCGGCCAAGGTACTTCAACCCCTTTCGAAAACGCCGGAAAACTCGGAAATATCCGCTGCGGTCGCTCATCCCAGTTATACCAAATTGTCGGAAGGCTTGCGAAAAAAAACACCAGCGGGCGTCATTTGCCGTGCTTTCTGCGGTGGCAGAAAGTGCCGATATGACACGTATGATCGTTGGTCCGCGGAAGATATGGCCGTCGATGGAATTTTTTCCCATTG GGTGACTGATAACATCTTGGCGATGGCACGTCCGAACTCGAACCTTATCGAGAAAAAAGACATCGTCGGCCAGTTCATTCG ATTGGGAATCAAGACGATCATCAATCTGCAAACCGCAGGCGAGCACGCACACTGTGGTCCACCACTCACATCATCTGGCTTCTCCTACCTGCCAGAAATCTTCATGGATAAAGACA TATACTACTACAACTTTGGATGGAAGGATTATGACCATGGTTCGCTGGAGGGCTTACTGGACGTGGTGAAGGTCTTGTCTTTCGCCGTTAACCAAGGCAAAGCAGCTGTTCACTGTCACGCAG GATTGGGTCGAACTGGTGTGTTGCTCTGCTGCTATCTAATCTACAGTCTTCGATGGCGATCCGTTGAAGCCATGCGGCACGTACGACAGAAGCGACCCAATGCCGTCCAGACATCCAGCCAAATGATG ATGATTCAGGGATTTGAACAGTTCCTCATAAACTGCTCCAGCGTGTTTAGTCTCAG caAAGCTGAAGCTAAGACTACGAGTGCCAAACCACCTTTCACTCTTTTGCAACACTTGGATGATCAGAAGGAGGTCCTCCACGGCTATGAAGCGAGAGCTTTGCGCTACATTCCAAAG ATCATATACGTGATATGCGAACGATTGCTGTTTCTTTGCCGAGCCGATCCGTTTCCGACGCTCAACTATTGGTTAGACGAAAGTCGACCGCCTTTTACTCGctccttcttttgttttgttgacaATCCGAAACAACTGACGTACCAAGCGTCTGGACAcgaac TTCTTGGAAAACTAAAAGGATGGGCAACTATGGAGAATTTGAGATTGGCCGAAGAACCAAATGGATCGGATAGTCTCGTGTCGGCCGGACAGGGCAATTTTGGCTCTGTTTTCAACTGTGATAATACCCAG gtTATTTTTGAAGAAGTAATTAACAGCCTATTGGCTAACCCGCCAGCAGATTTGTTGGCCCATCCAACAGTTAGAGAGTATTGTCTAACGTTGGACGGACGCCAATCTGGCTGGAAAAGCTTGTCATCCGAGAAAGAGCCGAAAGTCTTGGCCAGGCTCCTTTGGCATTGGCTCCTGCACCTGAAACAACCCATTTTCACCAACGAGGAATTGAGTAACATCGTCGTATACGCCGACAAGCCAGCAATCTGCCTTTCTCGTTTCCATCTT GCGACTCGCTACATCGTAGAATATTTATTACGCTTCGCGCAGCGATTATGTCCAACATCGACTAATGCTCGGCTCGATCTGACACGCCGACTGGCCAGCGTTCTGACGCAACAAGCTGTCGAGATCCGTGGAATTTATTTTCCGAATGACGGGCGGAAGAGATTGGGCCAAGGAACGCTGGCCCAACTGCTGCATTTCCTCACATCGGCGATGGACTTATTCAGTGAACCTGCTACGATTACAGACGATTCAGCTAGTGCAGTTCAAGAGTGA
- the LOC116921749 gene encoding uncharacterized protein LOC116921749 isoform X1, protein MAGRSHMSLLFRQKSKVVSSSVEKNENGVPAASSPAKVLQPLSKTPENSEISAAVAHPSYTKLSEGLRKKTPAGVICRAFCGGRKCRYDTYDRWSAEDMAVDGIFSHWVTDNILAMARPNSNLIEKKDIVGQFIRLGIKTIINLQTAGEHAHCGPPLTSSGFSYLPEIFMDKDIYYYNFGWKDYDHGSLEGLLDVVKVLSFAVNQGKAAVHCHAGLGRTGVLLCCYLIYSLRWRSVEAMRHVRQKRPNAVQTSSQMMMIQGFEQFLINCSSVFSLRYSILLFTLFFVETELFKIFSKAEAKTTSAKPPFTLLQHLDDQKEVLHGYEARALRYIPKIIYVICERLLFLCRADPFPTLNYWLDESRPPFTRSFFCFVDNPKQLTYQASGHELLGKLKGWATMENLRLAEEPNGSDSLVSAGQGNFGSVFNCDNTQVIFEEVINSLLANPPADLLAHPTVREYCLTLDGRQSGWKSLSSEKEPKVLARLLWHWLLHLKQPIFTNEELSNIVVYADKPAICLSRFHLATRYIVEYLLRFAQRLCPTSTNARLDLTRRLASVLTQQAVEIRGIYFPNDGRKRLGQGTLAQLLHFLTSAMDLFSEPATITDDSASAVQE, encoded by the exons ATGGCCGGACGAAGCCATATGTCACTGCTGTTTCGGCAAAAATCCAAAGTGGTATCCTCAAGTGTCGAAAAAAACGAGAACGGTGTTCCGGCTGCATCGTCTCCGGCCAAGGTACTTCAACCCCTTTCGAAAACGCCGGAAAACTCGGAAATATCCGCTGCGGTCGCTCATCCCAGTTATACCAAATTGTCGGAAGGCTTGCGAAAAAAAACACCAGCGGGCGTCATTTGCCGTGCTTTCTGCGGTGGCAGAAAGTGCCGATATGACACGTATGATCGTTGGTCCGCGGAAGATATGGCCGTCGATGGAATTTTTTCCCATTG GGTGACTGATAACATCTTGGCGATGGCACGTCCGAACTCGAACCTTATCGAGAAAAAAGACATCGTCGGCCAGTTCATTCG ATTGGGAATCAAGACGATCATCAATCTGCAAACCGCAGGCGAGCACGCACACTGTGGTCCACCACTCACATCATCTGGCTTCTCCTACCTGCCAGAAATCTTCATGGATAAAGACA TATACTACTACAACTTTGGATGGAAGGATTATGACCATGGTTCGCTGGAGGGCTTACTGGACGTGGTGAAGGTCTTGTCTTTCGCCGTTAACCAAGGCAAAGCAGCTGTTCACTGTCACGCAG GATTGGGTCGAACTGGTGTGTTGCTCTGCTGCTATCTAATCTACAGTCTTCGATGGCGATCCGTTGAAGCCATGCGGCACGTACGACAGAAGCGACCCAATGCCGTCCAGACATCCAGCCAAATGATG ATGATTCAGGGATTTGAACAGTTCCTCATAAACTGCTCCAGCGTGTTTAGTCTCAGGTATTCCATTCTATTATTTACCTTATTTTTCGTTGAAACGGaacttttcaaaatatttagcaAAGCTGAAGCTAAGACTACGAGTGCCAAACCACCTTTCACTCTTTTGCAACACTTGGATGATCAGAAGGAGGTCCTCCACGGCTATGAAGCGAGAGCTTTGCGCTACATTCCAAAG ATCATATACGTGATATGCGAACGATTGCTGTTTCTTTGCCGAGCCGATCCGTTTCCGACGCTCAACTATTGGTTAGACGAAAGTCGACCGCCTTTTACTCGctccttcttttgttttgttgacaATCCGAAACAACTGACGTACCAAGCGTCTGGACAcgaac TTCTTGGAAAACTAAAAGGATGGGCAACTATGGAGAATTTGAGATTGGCCGAAGAACCAAATGGATCGGATAGTCTCGTGTCGGCCGGACAGGGCAATTTTGGCTCTGTTTTCAACTGTGATAATACCCAG gtTATTTTTGAAGAAGTAATTAACAGCCTATTGGCTAACCCGCCAGCAGATTTGTTGGCCCATCCAACAGTTAGAGAGTATTGTCTAACGTTGGACGGACGCCAATCTGGCTGGAAAAGCTTGTCATCCGAGAAAGAGCCGAAAGTCTTGGCCAGGCTCCTTTGGCATTGGCTCCTGCACCTGAAACAACCCATTTTCACCAACGAGGAATTGAGTAACATCGTCGTATACGCCGACAAGCCAGCAATCTGCCTTTCTCGTTTCCATCTT GCGACTCGCTACATCGTAGAATATTTATTACGCTTCGCGCAGCGATTATGTCCAACATCGACTAATGCTCGGCTCGATCTGACACGCCGACTGGCCAGCGTTCTGACGCAACAAGCTGTCGAGATCCGTGGAATTTATTTTCCGAATGACGGGCGGAAGAGATTGGGCCAAGGAACGCTGGCCCAACTGCTGCATTTCCTCACATCGGCGATGGACTTATTCAGTGAACCTGCTACGATTACAGACGATTCAGCTAGTGCAGTTCAAGAGTGA
- the LOC116921749 gene encoding protein tyrosine phosphatase domain-containing protein 1 isoform X4, producing MAGRSHMSLLFRQKSKVVSSSVEKNENGVPAASSPAKVLQPLSKTPENSEISAAVAHPSYTKLSEGLRKKTPAGVICRAFCGGRKCRYDTYDRWSAEDMAVDGIFSHWVTDNILAMARPNSNLIEKKDIVGQFIRLGIKTIINLQTAGEHAHCGPPLTSSGFSYLPEIFMDKDIYYYNFGWKDYDHGSLEGLLDVVKVLSFAVNQGKAAVHCHAGLGRTGVLLCCYLIYSLRWRSVEAMRHVRQKRPNAVQTSSQMMMIQGFEQFLINCSSVFSLRYSILLFTLFFVETELFKIFSKAEAKTTSAKPPFTLLQHLDDQKEVLHGYEARALRYIPKIIYVICERLLFLCRADPFPTLNYWLDESRPPFTRSFFCFVDNPKQLTYQASGHELLGKLKGWATMENLRLAEEPNGSDSLVSAGQGNFGSVFNCDNTQVIFEEVINSLLANPPADLLAHPTVREYCLTLDGRQSGWKSLSSEKEPKVLARLLWHWLLHLKQPIFTNEELSNIVVYADKPAICLSRFHLVKF from the exons ATGGCCGGACGAAGCCATATGTCACTGCTGTTTCGGCAAAAATCCAAAGTGGTATCCTCAAGTGTCGAAAAAAACGAGAACGGTGTTCCGGCTGCATCGTCTCCGGCCAAGGTACTTCAACCCCTTTCGAAAACGCCGGAAAACTCGGAAATATCCGCTGCGGTCGCTCATCCCAGTTATACCAAATTGTCGGAAGGCTTGCGAAAAAAAACACCAGCGGGCGTCATTTGCCGTGCTTTCTGCGGTGGCAGAAAGTGCCGATATGACACGTATGATCGTTGGTCCGCGGAAGATATGGCCGTCGATGGAATTTTTTCCCATTG GGTGACTGATAACATCTTGGCGATGGCACGTCCGAACTCGAACCTTATCGAGAAAAAAGACATCGTCGGCCAGTTCATTCG ATTGGGAATCAAGACGATCATCAATCTGCAAACCGCAGGCGAGCACGCACACTGTGGTCCACCACTCACATCATCTGGCTTCTCCTACCTGCCAGAAATCTTCATGGATAAAGACA TATACTACTACAACTTTGGATGGAAGGATTATGACCATGGTTCGCTGGAGGGCTTACTGGACGTGGTGAAGGTCTTGTCTTTCGCCGTTAACCAAGGCAAAGCAGCTGTTCACTGTCACGCAG GATTGGGTCGAACTGGTGTGTTGCTCTGCTGCTATCTAATCTACAGTCTTCGATGGCGATCCGTTGAAGCCATGCGGCACGTACGACAGAAGCGACCCAATGCCGTCCAGACATCCAGCCAAATGATG ATGATTCAGGGATTTGAACAGTTCCTCATAAACTGCTCCAGCGTGTTTAGTCTCAGGTATTCCATTCTATTATTTACCTTATTTTTCGTTGAAACGGaacttttcaaaatatttagcaAAGCTGAAGCTAAGACTACGAGTGCCAAACCACCTTTCACTCTTTTGCAACACTTGGATGATCAGAAGGAGGTCCTCCACGGCTATGAAGCGAGAGCTTTGCGCTACATTCCAAAG ATCATATACGTGATATGCGAACGATTGCTGTTTCTTTGCCGAGCCGATCCGTTTCCGACGCTCAACTATTGGTTAGACGAAAGTCGACCGCCTTTTACTCGctccttcttttgttttgttgacaATCCGAAACAACTGACGTACCAAGCGTCTGGACAcgaac TTCTTGGAAAACTAAAAGGATGGGCAACTATGGAGAATTTGAGATTGGCCGAAGAACCAAATGGATCGGATAGTCTCGTGTCGGCCGGACAGGGCAATTTTGGCTCTGTTTTCAACTGTGATAATACCCAG gtTATTTTTGAAGAAGTAATTAACAGCCTATTGGCTAACCCGCCAGCAGATTTGTTGGCCCATCCAACAGTTAGAGAGTATTGTCTAACGTTGGACGGACGCCAATCTGGCTGGAAAAGCTTGTCATCCGAGAAAGAGCCGAAAGTCTTGGCCAGGCTCCTTTGGCATTGGCTCCTGCACCTGAAACAACCCATTTTCACCAACGAGGAATTGAGTAACATCGTCGTATACGCCGACAAGCCAGCAATCTGCCTTTCTCGTTTCCATCTTGTAAAGTTTTAA
- the LOC116921763 gene encoding uncharacterized protein LOC116921763, producing the protein MFPLSQNPSSSSRGNGRSSSSSHNSHNRNYGAAFFQMMTIALLCTSLAQPSWLSLTTRTTTSTSRSGEGCPKHLTLYQFFDYGYFETGDSRNSTTIVTPVRLYYHSAAGTMGCLTPAIVNMFKVILMLVIFAIILCFIGFLLDILGTKSRLSLTVRSNGLLTIPIVLICAGVVSLAYYITVLLEKENRHSYFLEVSFDYGFFTLSSAGATALLATASALFKRMGGPERRRSRSRHRRSRSSRMRDSRLMLVDTVESPPLVGDPPPPYSL; encoded by the exons ATGTTCCCGTTGTCACAAAACCCGTCGAGTTCCAGTCGTGGAAATGGCCGAAGTTCTTCATCCTCTCATAATTCCCATAATCGTAATTATGGAGCTGCCTTTTTCCAAATGATGACTATTGCCCTGCTCTGCACATCTTTGGCCCAACCATCCTGGCTATCGCTCACAACTAGGACAACTACGTCCACTTCCAGATCAGGCGAAGGCTGTCCTAAACATCTTACTCT ATATCAGTTCTTTGATTATGGCTATTTTGAAACTGGAGACTCAAGAAACAGTACAACTATTGTGACACCTGTGAGGCTTTACTACCATTCTGCTGCTGGGA CAATGGGTTGTCTCACACCAGCTATTGTTAACATGTTTAAAGTGATACTGATGTTGGTGATATTTGCCATCATTTTGTGTTTCATTGGTTTCCTGTTGGACATTTTGGGAACTAAGAGCCGTCTTTCTTTGACAGTGAGATCTAATGGTCTATTAACCATTCCAATTG TTCTAATTTGTGCTGGAGTAGTGAGTCTTGCGTACTACATAACTGTTCTTCTGGAAAAGGAAAATCGCCATTCTTATTTTCTAGAAGTCTCATTCGATTATGGCTTTTTCACCCTCTCCTCTGCAG GTGCAACAGCTTTACTTGCCACAGCCAGCGCCTTGTTTAAAAGAATGGGTGGACCAGAACGACGGAGATCTCGATCTCGACACCGACGTTCACGATCTTCACGAATGCGTGACAGCCGCCTTATGCTCGTAGATACAGTTGAATCTCCCCCATTGGTTGGAGACCCTCCTCCACCCTATTCTCTTTGA
- the LOC116921757 gene encoding LOW QUALITY PROTEIN: developmentally-regulated GTP-binding protein 2 (The sequence of the model RefSeq protein was modified relative to this genomic sequence to represent the inferred CDS: inserted 1 base in 1 codon), whose protein sequence is MGILEKISEIEKEIARTQKNKATEYHLGLLKXKLAKYRSQLLEPSKKSGEKGEGFDVLKSGDARVALIGFPSVGKSTLLSTLTKTQSEAASYEFTTLTCIPGVIEYKGANIQLLDLPGIIEGASQGKGRGKQVIAVARTADLVLMMLDATKGDVQKTLLQKELESVGIRLNTKKPNIYFKHKKGGGIAFNAVCPLTKVDEKLVQLILHEYKIFNAEVLFREDCSADDLIDVISDNRIYLSCLYVYNKVDQISLEEVNRIARQPHSIVVSCNMKLNLDYLLETLWEYLSFIRVYTKKPGQPPDFNDCLILRRGVSVEHVCHSIHRTLAQVLKYALVWGTSAKFNPQRVGAHHIVHDEDVIQIVKK, encoded by the exons atGGGGATTCTGGAAAAAATTTCCGAGATTGAGAAGGAGATCGCCCGTACCCAGAAAAACAAAG CTACTGAATACCATTTGGGATTGCTAA GCAAATTGGCAAAATATCGCTCTCAGCTTTTGGAACCGTCTAAGAAGTCAGGAGAAAAAGGAGAGGGTTTCGATGTACTTAAGTCAGGAGATGCCAGAGTGGCATTAATTGGATTTCCCTCTGTTGGCAAG TCTACCCTCCTTTCAACTTTAACCAAGACCCAAAGTGAAGCAGCATCCTATGAGTTTACCACGTTAACTTGTATTCCTGGGGTTATTGAGTATAAAGGAGCAAATATCCAATTATTGGATCTGCCTGGTATCATTGAAGGAGCTTCCCAAGGCAAGGGCAGAGGAAAACAG GTTATCGCTGTTGCGAGAACAGCTGATTTAGTATTGATGATGCTTGATGCTACTAAAGGAGATGTGCAAAAAACATTACTCCAGAAAGAGTTGGAAAGCGTAGGcatcagattgaatacaaaaaaacctAATATATATTTCAAG CACAAAAAAGGTGGAGGTATCGCTTTCAATGCTGTTTGTCCATTGACTAAAGTGGATGAAAAACTGGTTCAACTAATTCTGCATGAATATAAAATTTTCAATGCCGAA GTTCTGTTTCGCGAGGACTGCTCCGCCGACGATCTTATTGACGTAATATCTGACAACCGGATCTATTTGTCGTGCCTTTATGTGTACAATAAGGTTGATCAAATTTCACTGGAAGAAGTGAACAGGATTGCACGACAGCCTCATTCAATAGTAGTTTCATGCAACATGAAGCTGAACCTCGATTACTTGCTTGAGACACTTTGGGAATACCTGTCTTTTATTCGAGTTTATACCAAGAAACCCGGTCAGCCGCCAGATTTCAACGACTGTTTAATTCTAAGGCGTGGCGTATCCGTGGAACATGTGTGTCACTCGATTCATCGTACTTTGGCCCAAGTTTTGAAATACGCGCTAGTTTGG gGCACAAGCGCTAAGTTTAATCCGCAACGAGTCGGTGCACATCATATAGTGCACGATGAAGAT gtaATTCAAATTGTGAAGAAATGA
- the LOC116921749 gene encoding uncharacterized protein LOC116921749 isoform X2 translates to MAGRSHMSLLFRQKSKVVSSSVEKNENGVPAASSPAKVLQPLSKTPENSEISAAVAHPSYTKLSEGLRKKTPAGVICRAFCGGRKCRYDTYDRWSAEDMAVDGIFSHWVTDNILAMARPNSNLIEKKDIVGQFIRLGIKTIINLQTAGEHAHCGPPLTSSGFSYLPEIFMDKDIYYYNFGWKDYDHGSLEGLLDVVKVLSFAVNQGKAAVHCHAGLGRTGVLLCCYLIYSLRWRSVEAMRHVRQKRPNAVQTSSQMMMIQGFEQFLINCSSVFSLRYSILLFTLFFVETELFKIFSKAEAKTTSAKPPFTLLQHLDDQKEVLHGYEARALRYIPKIIYVICERLLFLCRADPFPTLNYWLDESRPPFTRSFFCFVDNPKQLTYQASGHERWATMENLRLAEEPNGSDSLVSAGQGNFGSVFNCDNTQVIFEEVINSLLANPPADLLAHPTVREYCLTLDGRQSGWKSLSSEKEPKVLARLLWHWLLHLKQPIFTNEELSNIVVYADKPAICLSRFHLATRYIVEYLLRFAQRLCPTSTNARLDLTRRLASVLTQQAVEIRGIYFPNDGRKRLGQGTLAQLLHFLTSAMDLFSEPATITDDSASAVQE, encoded by the exons ATGGCCGGACGAAGCCATATGTCACTGCTGTTTCGGCAAAAATCCAAAGTGGTATCCTCAAGTGTCGAAAAAAACGAGAACGGTGTTCCGGCTGCATCGTCTCCGGCCAAGGTACTTCAACCCCTTTCGAAAACGCCGGAAAACTCGGAAATATCCGCTGCGGTCGCTCATCCCAGTTATACCAAATTGTCGGAAGGCTTGCGAAAAAAAACACCAGCGGGCGTCATTTGCCGTGCTTTCTGCGGTGGCAGAAAGTGCCGATATGACACGTATGATCGTTGGTCCGCGGAAGATATGGCCGTCGATGGAATTTTTTCCCATTG GGTGACTGATAACATCTTGGCGATGGCACGTCCGAACTCGAACCTTATCGAGAAAAAAGACATCGTCGGCCAGTTCATTCG ATTGGGAATCAAGACGATCATCAATCTGCAAACCGCAGGCGAGCACGCACACTGTGGTCCACCACTCACATCATCTGGCTTCTCCTACCTGCCAGAAATCTTCATGGATAAAGACA TATACTACTACAACTTTGGATGGAAGGATTATGACCATGGTTCGCTGGAGGGCTTACTGGACGTGGTGAAGGTCTTGTCTTTCGCCGTTAACCAAGGCAAAGCAGCTGTTCACTGTCACGCAG GATTGGGTCGAACTGGTGTGTTGCTCTGCTGCTATCTAATCTACAGTCTTCGATGGCGATCCGTTGAAGCCATGCGGCACGTACGACAGAAGCGACCCAATGCCGTCCAGACATCCAGCCAAATGATG ATGATTCAGGGATTTGAACAGTTCCTCATAAACTGCTCCAGCGTGTTTAGTCTCAGGTATTCCATTCTATTATTTACCTTATTTTTCGTTGAAACGGaacttttcaaaatatttagcaAAGCTGAAGCTAAGACTACGAGTGCCAAACCACCTTTCACTCTTTTGCAACACTTGGATGATCAGAAGGAGGTCCTCCACGGCTATGAAGCGAGAGCTTTGCGCTACATTCCAAAG ATCATATACGTGATATGCGAACGATTGCTGTTTCTTTGCCGAGCCGATCCGTTTCCGACGCTCAACTATTGGTTAGACGAAAGTCGACCGCCTTTTACTCGctccttcttttgttttgttgacaATCCGAAACAACTGACGTACCAAGCGTCTGGACAcgaac GATGGGCAACTATGGAGAATTTGAGATTGGCCGAAGAACCAAATGGATCGGATAGTCTCGTGTCGGCCGGACAGGGCAATTTTGGCTCTGTTTTCAACTGTGATAATACCCAG gtTATTTTTGAAGAAGTAATTAACAGCCTATTGGCTAACCCGCCAGCAGATTTGTTGGCCCATCCAACAGTTAGAGAGTATTGTCTAACGTTGGACGGACGCCAATCTGGCTGGAAAAGCTTGTCATCCGAGAAAGAGCCGAAAGTCTTGGCCAGGCTCCTTTGGCATTGGCTCCTGCACCTGAAACAACCCATTTTCACCAACGAGGAATTGAGTAACATCGTCGTATACGCCGACAAGCCAGCAATCTGCCTTTCTCGTTTCCATCTT GCGACTCGCTACATCGTAGAATATTTATTACGCTTCGCGCAGCGATTATGTCCAACATCGACTAATGCTCGGCTCGATCTGACACGCCGACTGGCCAGCGTTCTGACGCAACAAGCTGTCGAGATCCGTGGAATTTATTTTCCGAATGACGGGCGGAAGAGATTGGGCCAAGGAACGCTGGCCCAACTGCTGCATTTCCTCACATCGGCGATGGACTTATTCAGTGAACCTGCTACGATTACAGACGATTCAGCTAGTGCAGTTCAAGAGTGA